In a single window of the Osmerus eperlanus chromosome 2, fOsmEpe2.1, whole genome shotgun sequence genome:
- the LOC134035122 gene encoding RNA-binding protein FUS-like gives MFPIVPDQDNSDNNTIFVQGLGDSYTVDSVADFYKQIGIIKINKKTGQPMINLYTDRESGKLKGEATVSFDDPPSAKAAIDWFDGKDFNGNPIKVSFATRRADFGGRGGGMRGGGRGRGGPMGRGGFGGGRGGGFSGGNGGSGGGQQRAGDWKCSNTDCGNMNFSWRNECNQCKAPKPDGAGGMSPPLGGGGYGGDGGRGSFDRGGFRGRGGDRGGFRGGRGGDRGGFGPGKMDGRGEHRQDRRDRPY, from the exons ATGTTCCCAATAGTGCCAGACCAGGATAACTCTGACAACAACACCATCTTTGTACAAGGCCTTGGAGACTCCTATACCGTGGACTCTGTGGCAGATTTCTACAAGCAGATTGGCATAATCAAG ATCAACAAGAAGACGGGCCAGCCAATGATCAACCTCTACACGGACAGAGAGTCAGGGAAGCTCAAAGGCGAGGCTACCGTGTCTTTTGATGATCCCCCCTCAGCCAAGGCTGCAATCGACTGGTTTGATG GGAAAGACTTTAACGGAAACCCCATCAAGGTGTCCTTTGCCACCCGCAGAGCAGACTTTGGGGGCAGGGGTGGCGGCATGAGAGGAGGTGGTCGTGGACGAGGAG GCCCGATGGGTCGTGGTGGGTTCGGAGGAGGCCGAGGAGGTGGATTCTCTGGTGGCAACGGAGGAAGTGGTGGTGGACAGCAGAGGGCTGGAGACTGGAAGTGTTCAAACAC GGATTGTGGCAACATGAATTTCTCATGGCGTAACGAGTGTAACCAATGCAAGGCGCCCAAACCTgatggggctggagggatgTCACCTCCTTTGGGAGGAG GAGGTTacggaggagatggaggcagaggcagCTTTGACCGTGGAGGCTTCCGGGGCCGGGGTGGGGACAGAGGGGGCTTCAGAGGGGGCCGTGGGGGTGACCGGGGAGGATTCGGGCCTGGCAAAATGgacgggag GGGAGAACACAGACAGGATCGTCGAGACAGACCCTATTGA